One part of the Methanobacterium spitsbergense genome encodes these proteins:
- a CDS encoding low temperature requirement protein A has product MKLRKDFVVLPTLRSNDDQSLEKRSDWLELLYDLIFVAAISQIALNLSANYTPITFLESIPLFFAIWWGWSGHTFYLDRFGTDDILNRALTMLQMVVVASLAVNVRNALTTTGEGFAISYAVLRFILVAQYVKVGRNLPDARPLTRRYSIGFGIAATIWLISAFIPAPYRFVLWGVALFVDFLTPFRAGDLHINFPTHPTHLPERFGLFTIIVIGEAIVSVVLAISNVGFNIYTAIIGLMGLLISFSIWWGYFEEAGGAEARVQERGDQIVKYQLWIYSHFPLLLGIVGAAAGIKHVLMLSYGSELSSIDTWIMCISLAVALLSLSLIFISSFRWDDCKSRLLLIFRIPYYLIILLVLLTGFLGTILPGFLVRVILTVLCIAKDLISLREIPDEICNL; this is encoded by the coding sequence ATGAAGCTTAGAAAAGATTTTGTTGTACTGCCAACTTTACGATCAAATGATGATCAAAGTTTGGAAAAACGTTCTGACTGGTTGGAACTACTGTACGATCTGATTTTTGTTGCGGCCATTTCACAGATTGCATTAAATTTAAGTGCTAATTATACACCCATTACTTTTTTAGAATCTATTCCCCTATTTTTTGCTATCTGGTGGGGTTGGTCGGGTCATACATTTTATTTGGACCGTTTTGGAACCGATGATATCTTAAATAGGGCCTTGACAATGTTGCAGATGGTTGTTGTTGCTTCGTTGGCAGTTAACGTTAGGAATGCTTTGACAACCACTGGTGAGGGTTTTGCTATCTCTTATGCTGTTTTGAGATTTATTCTTGTTGCTCAGTATGTTAAAGTTGGAAGAAATTTGCCTGATGCACGTCCATTAACACGTCGTTACAGTATTGGTTTTGGTATTGCTGCCACTATATGGTTGATATCTGCATTTATACCTGCTCCTTATCGTTTTGTACTCTGGGGAGTTGCTTTATTTGTTGATTTCTTAACACCTTTTAGAGCAGGGGATCTTCATATAAATTTTCCTACACATCCAACTCATTTACCTGAAAGGTTTGGTCTTTTCACCATAATTGTTATTGGAGAAGCAATTGTGAGTGTTGTTTTGGCCATTAGTAATGTTGGATTCAATATTTACACAGCAATTATAGGATTAATGGGTCTATTAATATCTTTCAGCATATGGTGGGGATACTTTGAAGAGGCCGGAGGTGCTGAAGCAAGAGTACAGGAACGCGGAGATCAAATTGTCAAATATCAGCTTTGGATATACTCCCATTTTCCATTGCTTCTTGGAATTGTTGGAGCGGCTGCTGGTATCAAACATGTTTTAATGTTATCGTATGGAAGTGAACTTTCAAGCATTGATACATGGATTATGTGCATATCACTAGCTGTTGCACTTTTATCACTGAGCCTAATATTCATTTCCTCATTTAGATGGGATGACTGTAAAAGCCGTCTACTTTTAATATTCAGAATTCCATATTATTTGATAATACTTTTGGTTTTATTAACCGGCTTTTTAGGTACAATTTTACCAGGATTCTTGGTGCGGGTGATTTTAACTGTTCTGTGCATTGCAAAAGATCTGATTTCACTTAGAGAAATTCCCGATGAGATCTGCAATTTGTAA
- a CDS encoding ArsR/SmtB family transcription factor, with translation MESLLWWLFKGSKGGFNRVRIMDLLKTEPYNVYNLSEILELNYKTVRHHLKLLEEHNIIATPVDNKYGAVYFLTEDMKDHIELFEEIKEKLKVNS, from the coding sequence ATGGAAAGCTTGTTGTGGTGGTTATTCAAAGGAAGTAAAGGCGGGTTTAACAGAGTGAGGATTATGGATTTACTCAAAACAGAACCATATAATGTATATAATTTATCAGAAATTCTTGAATTGAATTATAAAACCGTTAGGCATCATTTAAAACTTTTGGAAGAACATAATATCATTGCAACACCTGTTGATAATAAGTATGGTGCTGTTTATTTTCTTACAGAAGATATGAAGGACCATATTGAATTATTTGAAGAGATCAAAGAAAAATTGAAGGTTAATAGTTAA
- a CDS encoding nitroreductase — MDVVKALNSRFTCRAFKQDPVTKETILKIMEEATHSPSWANTQPWEIFVAGGDALERIRRNFMESYANDEPITPEIPWVENWPSAMEERIKELGIGRFKHLGISRDDKIAKNANWRLNFKFFDAPLVVYLCMHESLTEWSIFDLGLLSQSIMLAAQEHGVDSAPSVNLVAYPNFIRKELEIPEELMIVFGIALGYKDEKSPQNTYKSPRRPIEEVVRTKGF, encoded by the coding sequence ATGGATGTTGTTAAAGCATTAAATTCCCGTTTTACTTGTAGAGCATTTAAACAGGATCCAGTAACAAAAGAGACTATTCTTAAAATAATGGAAGAAGCAACCCATTCCCCTTCATGGGCAAATACACAACCATGGGAAATATTTGTAGCGGGGGGCGATGCATTAGAAAGGATTCGAAGAAATTTTATGGAATCATATGCAAATGATGAACCCATAACTCCAGAAATACCCTGGGTTGAAAACTGGCCAAGCGCCATGGAAGAACGGATAAAGGAACTTGGAATAGGCCGATTTAAACATCTGGGAATTTCAAGGGACGATAAGATAGCTAAAAACGCGAATTGGAGATTAAATTTCAAATTTTTCGATGCACCATTAGTTGTATATCTATGCATGCATGAGAGCCTAACTGAATGGTCAATTTTCGATCTTGGATTATTATCACAGAGCATAATGCTGGCTGCACAGGAACATGGAGTAGACTCTGCACCATCAGTAAATCTTGTTGCATATCCCAATTTCATAAGAAAAGAACTAGAAATTCCAGAAGAACTCATGATAGTCTTTGGAATTGCACTGGGATATAAAGATGAAAAAAGCCCTCAAAATACATACAAAAGCCCAAGACGCCCAATAGAAGAAGTAGTCAGAACAAAAGGATTTTAA